One segment of Oreochromis niloticus isolate F11D_XX linkage group LG8, O_niloticus_UMD_NMBU, whole genome shotgun sequence DNA contains the following:
- the LOC102077794 gene encoding dickkopf-related protein 3, producing the protein MFGNLWFVCLCLSFYGTEARIWAWMLNMPHSPPKEGAKALQQSAPVAKQVTAACDHDRACGRGFSCDRHFGLCVPLRGEGHYCRRDAQCVRGLSCMFGKCHRSIPDGQEGARCKVDRDCGASMCCARHHGEQVCKRRLMLDESCYVPDGGLAFSINQICPCDEGLLCRESSGKLHREREFIYQPERASWTCQVPSL; encoded by the exons ATGTTTGGAAATCTGTGGTTCGTTTGTTTGTGTCTGTCCTTTTATGGGACAGAAGCACGTATATGGGCCTGGATGCTGAACATGCCCCACAGTCCTCCCAAAGAAGGAGCAAAAGCACTTCAACAGAGCGCTCCTGTTGCCAAACAAGTCACG GCTGCATGTGACCACGACAGAGCTTGTGGAAGGGGTTTCTCATGTGATCGCCACTTTGGCCTTTGTGTGCCTCTAAGAGGGGAGGGTCATTACTGTCGGAGAGATGCGCAATGTGTTCGTGGACTTAGCTGCATGTTCGGGAAGTGCCACCGCAGTATCCCCGATGGACAAGAGG GTGCCAGGTGTAAAGTTGACAGAGACTGTGGAGCATCCATGTGTTGTGCCCGGCATCATGGTGAGCAGGTGTGCAAAAGAAGACTGATGCTTGATGAGAGCTGTTATGTGCCTGATGGTGGTCTGGCATTCAGCATCAACCAGATTTGTCCGTGTGATGAGGGTTTACTTTGTCGTGAAAGCAGTGGAAAGCTACACAGAGA gAGGGAGTTTATATACCAGCCAGAACGAGCAAGCTGGACCTGCCAAGTGCCCAGCCTTTGA